From the genome of Gemmatimonas phototrophica, one region includes:
- a CDS encoding Gfo/Idh/MocA family protein yields MSDHRSPLSRRDLLTGAAAAAAAAVTATPARLLASTSDWRVDLMAPTWAGNGSMLGMPFEKHATVRFAVVGTGLRGRSVLSELLAIEGVEIVAVADIAPEKAQRAVDMCTKAGRKAPEVYTSGERDFERLVQRNDVDFVYTATPWQWHTPVMLAAMKAGKHCGSEVPISLTTEQAWELVETSEKTKRHCLMMENCCYGNSELTVLRMVREGVFGTLLHAEAAYLHDLRAILFENRDEGLWRRFPHTQHDTNLYPTHGLGPVAQYLGIHRGDRFDFVVSMSSPEAGLTEWRDAHEPKDSAKWKESYKAGDMNTSLIKTAKGRTILLQHDVVNPRPYSRLNNLQGSKAIFNDYPARLYIDGAPGGERWTPLSEFKGKYEHPLWTAVGDLARKNGGHGGMDFIMAYRLVQCMREGLAPDFDVYDAAAWSVPYALCEQSIRKGSAPVKFPDFTRGAWRTSTAPQGPSIAAG; encoded by the coding sequence ATGAGCGACCATCGTTCTCCGCTCTCCCGTCGTGATCTGCTGACCGGTGCCGCGGCGGCCGCCGCGGCGGCCGTCACCGCGACGCCGGCGCGCCTCCTGGCCAGCACCAGCGACTGGCGGGTGGATCTCATGGCCCCCACGTGGGCGGGCAACGGGTCCATGCTCGGCATGCCCTTCGAGAAACACGCCACGGTGCGCTTCGCCGTTGTCGGCACCGGATTGCGCGGGCGCAGTGTGCTGAGCGAGTTGCTGGCAATTGAAGGCGTCGAAATCGTGGCCGTGGCGGACATTGCCCCCGAGAAGGCGCAGCGGGCCGTGGACATGTGTACCAAGGCGGGTCGCAAGGCGCCCGAGGTCTACACCAGCGGCGAGCGTGACTTTGAGCGGCTGGTACAGCGCAACGACGTGGATTTCGTGTACACCGCCACCCCGTGGCAATGGCACACGCCCGTGATGCTTGCCGCCATGAAGGCTGGCAAGCACTGCGGCAGTGAGGTGCCTATCTCGCTCACCACCGAGCAGGCATGGGAACTGGTGGAGACGTCGGAGAAGACGAAACGCCACTGTCTCATGATGGAAAACTGCTGCTACGGTAACAGCGAGCTCACGGTGTTGCGCATGGTGCGCGAAGGGGTGTTTGGCACGTTGCTGCACGCCGAGGCGGCGTACTTGCATGACCTGCGCGCCATTCTGTTCGAGAATCGCGACGAAGGGCTCTGGCGCCGGTTCCCGCACACGCAGCACGACACCAACCTGTACCCCACCCACGGGCTGGGGCCGGTGGCGCAGTACCTGGGCATTCATCGCGGCGACCGTTTCGACTTTGTCGTATCGATGTCGTCGCCGGAGGCGGGGCTTACCGAGTGGCGTGACGCCCACGAGCCCAAGGACAGCGCGAAGTGGAAGGAGAGCTACAAGGCCGGTGACATGAATACGTCACTCATCAAGACGGCCAAGGGGCGCACCATCCTGCTGCAGCATGACGTGGTGAATCCGCGTCCGTACTCGCGGCTCAACAACCTGCAGGGCTCCAAAGCCATCTTCAACGACTATCCGGCGCGCCTCTACATCGATGGGGCTCCCGGTGGTGAACGATGGACCCCGCTCAGCGAGTTCAAGGGCAAGTACGAGCACCCGCTCTGGACGGCGGTGGGCGACCTGGCTCGCAAGAACGGCGGGCATGGCGGTATGGACTTCATCATGGCGTACCGGTTGGTGCAGTGCATGCGCGAAGGGCTGGCGCCGGACTTCGATGTGTACGACGCCGCCGCGTGGAGCGTGCCGTATGCGCTCTGCGAGCAGTCGATTCGCAAAGGCAGTGCGCCCGTCAAGTTCCCCGACTTTACGCGTGGGGCGTGGCGTACCAGTACGGCACCGCAAGGGCCGTCCATCGCGGCCGGCTAA
- a CDS encoding sugar phosphate nucleotidyltransferase, with amino-acid sequence MKVIIPLAGKGTRLRPHTHVVPKPMLKVAGRPVMSYVMDDVQKLGNVEQVVYITGHLKEKVEAFAPTAYDIPSVFIEQDVQDGTAGAVARAKDFIDAPVLIIFVDTIFDADLSILKDSQDDGIIWTKEVEDYQRFGVVVTNEDGHMTRIVEKPKEPISKRANIGLYYIRNWKLLLEGIAHVLTTAPNKGEWYLTDAFQYMIEHGAKIKVVDVDGWYDAGQLETLLETNRVMLDKGRARKPASLGEGATIVEPVYIEEGCVVEHATVGPNVSLGAGSVVRHSTVRDTVAGERVTITNASLHDCFLGDRVVVQGVSGSLNIGDDSYIQGEG; translated from the coding sequence ATGAAGGTCATCATCCCGCTGGCCGGCAAAGGCACGCGTCTTCGCCCGCATACGCATGTGGTGCCCAAGCCCATGCTCAAAGTGGCCGGCCGGCCGGTCATGAGCTATGTGATGGACGATGTCCAGAAGCTCGGGAATGTGGAGCAAGTGGTCTACATCACCGGCCACCTCAAGGAAAAGGTGGAGGCCTTCGCTCCCACCGCCTACGACATCCCGAGTGTGTTCATTGAACAGGATGTACAGGACGGGACCGCCGGGGCCGTCGCGCGCGCGAAGGATTTTATCGATGCGCCGGTCCTGATCATTTTCGTCGATACCATTTTTGATGCCGACCTGAGCATCCTGAAGGACAGCCAGGACGACGGCATCATCTGGACGAAAGAAGTAGAGGATTATCAGCGCTTCGGTGTGGTGGTGACCAACGAAGACGGGCACATGACGCGCATTGTGGAGAAGCCCAAAGAGCCCATCTCCAAGCGCGCGAACATCGGCCTGTATTACATCCGCAACTGGAAGCTGTTGCTGGAAGGCATTGCCCACGTGTTGACCACGGCGCCCAACAAGGGCGAGTGGTACCTCACCGACGCCTTCCAGTACATGATCGAGCACGGCGCCAAAATCAAAGTGGTGGACGTGGACGGCTGGTATGACGCTGGTCAGCTTGAAACACTGCTGGAAACGAATCGCGTCATGCTCGACAAGGGGCGCGCTCGCAAGCCGGCCTCTTTGGGTGAAGGGGCCACGATTGTTGAGCCGGTCTATATCGAAGAAGGCTGTGTGGTTGAGCATGCCACCGTGGGGCCGAACGTGTCGCTGGGAGCTGGCAGCGTGGTGCGCCACAGCACGGTACGGGACACCGTGGCCGGTGAGCGCGTGACCATCACCAATGCCTCGCTGCATGACTGCTTTCTCGGCGACCGTGTGGTAGTGCAGGGCGTGTCCGGCAGCCTCAACATCGGCGACGACTCTTACATTCAGGGTGAAGGATGA
- a CDS encoding cupin domain-containing protein, whose protein sequence is MSGRVDVRHVPKPWGHETIWAHTDRYVGKILHIKAGQALSVQYHERKDETVYLLNGEMKYWVQLPGDTELRDQALSTGQAFRITPGTIHYMEAVTDCDVLEASTPELDDVVRIKDRYGREGTSAP, encoded by the coding sequence ATGAGTGGTCGTGTTGATGTCCGTCACGTACCCAAGCCGTGGGGACACGAAACCATCTGGGCGCATACCGACCGCTACGTTGGCAAGATTCTGCACATCAAGGCCGGTCAGGCGCTGTCGGTGCAGTACCACGAACGCAAAGACGAAACCGTGTACCTGCTGAACGGCGAGATGAAGTACTGGGTGCAGCTTCCGGGCGATACGGAGTTGCGTGATCAGGCCCTCAGTACGGGGCAAGCGTTCCGCATCACGCCGGGCACGATCCACTACATGGAGGCGGTCACCGACTGCGATGTCCTGGAGGCCAGCACGCCTGAGCTGGACGATGTGGTGCGCATCAAGGACCGCTACGGCCGCGAAGGGACCAGCGCCCCCTGA
- a CDS encoding M1 family metallopeptidase yields MTRSRETPRAWQAALAALAFVALSGATLAAQGPKLPNQGPTAPRVPVKASSTPPTNTPRQYWQQRADYTIFARLNEDKGLVEGSGVLHYVNASPDTLRELWLHQHLNAFRPGSRWSARDSAQGVNSYQAVGEPDGGFERFTAAPRIGRSVLTPEYPLAPDSTVVRLALPRPLRPGDSLDLTLQWEARPSTLPRRQGRRGRHYDFAQWFPKVAVYDREGWKPNALVRQGELYGEFGTFDVTFLLPLDQVIAATGVPIDGDPGWERVKVPGSAAPRLAREAYGADRPPITFELPAGFRAVRFLARQVHHFGWSVSPEYRYEGASWVRPATRASQGRRGADTVSLHVLHERWQPGRTLADLRHALQWLESLFGPYLWPQLTVAERIEGSGTEFPMLIMDGEEDRSLVVHEAGHQFTYGMLANNEWQSAWMDEGFTTYSEYWAKGEARVPLALERAAHGWADPVTVTDTAFRRRMAAVEALTVAIEAPTSNQPAPPIGLRADLFASKDEYDAVVYDRAAGMYSALHDVMGDTVFRRFLREYTDRWRFRHVDRFAMQQAAEAVTGASLGWFFGQWIDSTGTIDYRLDSLSVTPRRRGRDSLWVVTVQLQRHGVYRHPVPVGVQTAAGWTVVRGNPALDRQTLRFELRARPVQLWLDPFGSVESLTTGQSRFSLPLR; encoded by the coding sequence ATGACACGCTCGCGTGAAACGCCCCGCGCCTGGCAGGCGGCGTTGGCGGCGCTCGCCTTCGTCGCGCTGTCCGGGGCGACGTTGGCGGCCCAGGGCCCCAAGCTCCCGAATCAGGGCCCCACGGCGCCGCGAGTTCCGGTCAAGGCCAGCAGCACCCCGCCAACAAACACGCCGCGGCAATACTGGCAGCAACGCGCAGACTACACGATCTTCGCCCGCCTCAATGAGGACAAAGGGCTTGTGGAGGGCAGCGGTGTCCTGCACTACGTCAATGCCAGCCCCGATACGCTGCGCGAATTGTGGCTCCATCAGCACCTCAATGCGTTCCGGCCGGGGTCGCGCTGGAGCGCACGCGATTCGGCGCAGGGGGTCAACAGCTATCAGGCCGTTGGCGAGCCAGATGGCGGGTTCGAGCGGTTCACGGCTGCCCCGCGCATTGGCCGCAGTGTACTGACCCCCGAGTATCCGCTGGCCCCCGACAGCACGGTGGTGCGCCTTGCGCTCCCGCGCCCGCTCCGGCCCGGTGACTCGCTCGATCTCACTCTGCAGTGGGAAGCCCGACCGTCTACGCTTCCGCGTCGGCAAGGGCGCCGGGGACGGCACTACGACTTCGCGCAGTGGTTTCCCAAGGTGGCCGTGTATGACCGGGAGGGATGGAAACCCAATGCCCTGGTCCGTCAGGGAGAGCTGTACGGGGAGTTCGGTACGTTCGATGTGACATTTCTGCTCCCACTTGATCAGGTCATCGCCGCCACCGGCGTCCCGATTGATGGCGATCCCGGATGGGAGCGCGTGAAGGTCCCCGGGAGCGCCGCCCCGCGCCTCGCGCGCGAGGCGTACGGGGCCGATCGCCCTCCCATCACCTTTGAACTGCCGGCAGGCTTTCGCGCGGTGCGCTTTCTCGCCCGGCAGGTGCACCATTTCGGCTGGAGCGTGTCGCCGGAGTATCGCTACGAAGGCGCGTCCTGGGTGCGGCCGGCTACGCGAGCGTCGCAAGGCCGGCGAGGCGCCGATACCGTCTCGTTGCATGTGCTGCATGAGCGGTGGCAACCCGGACGAACGCTGGCCGATCTCCGACATGCGCTCCAGTGGTTGGAGTCGCTCTTTGGGCCCTATCTCTGGCCTCAGCTGACGGTGGCCGAACGGATCGAGGGTAGTGGGACGGAATTCCCGATGCTCATCATGGATGGGGAAGAAGACCGATCGCTGGTTGTGCATGAAGCCGGTCACCAGTTCACCTATGGCATGCTGGCCAACAACGAGTGGCAGAGTGCGTGGATGGACGAAGGTTTTACGACGTATTCGGAGTATTGGGCGAAAGGGGAGGCCCGCGTGCCACTGGCGCTGGAACGGGCAGCCCATGGCTGGGCCGATCCGGTCACCGTTACCGACACCGCGTTCCGCCGCCGCATGGCGGCCGTGGAGGCGCTTACCGTCGCGATTGAGGCGCCCACCAGCAATCAGCCGGCCCCGCCGATCGGCCTGCGCGCCGACCTCTTTGCCAGCAAGGATGAATACGACGCCGTGGTGTATGACCGCGCCGCTGGCATGTATTCGGCACTACACGACGTCATGGGGGACACCGTGTTCCGCCGATTCTTGCGGGAATACACGGACCGCTGGCGCTTTCGACATGTTGACCGGTTCGCCATGCAGCAGGCCGCGGAGGCTGTGACCGGAGCCTCGTTGGGCTGGTTCTTCGGGCAGTGGATCGATTCTACCGGTACGATCGACTACCGCCTGGATTCGCTTTCCGTGACGCCCCGCCGTCGCGGGCGCGACAGCCTTTGGGTGGTCACGGTGCAGTTACAGCGCCACGGCGTGTATCGTCATCCGGTACCGGTTGGCGTGCAAACAGCCGCCGGGTGGACGGTAGTGCGCGGCAATCCGGCGTTGGATCGTCAGACGCTCCGATTCGAACTCCGCGCACGCCCTGTGCAGCTGTGGCTGGACCCGTTTGGTTCGGTGGAAAGCCTCACCACGGGGCAGTCTCGCTTTTCCCTGCCGCTACGATAA
- a CDS encoding F0F1 ATP synthase subunit delta: MPAGVQGESVARNYAEALLALARKAEDPAGWGSLLRQVANAIRSDNTLSRFLESPRIAADAKSAVLSKALGDRVPRLFLRFLQQLVKNRRQMLIPTIANEYDTLLDASEGIVHATVTVARATGEEETAMIGERLSKVVGKKVVPHVSVDPSIIGGVVVRIGDTVMDGSVRRKLAKLRRRMGTGRA, encoded by the coding sequence ATGCCCGCCGGCGTGCAGGGCGAATCGGTCGCCCGTAATTACGCCGAGGCGTTGCTGGCCCTCGCCCGCAAGGCTGAAGATCCGGCTGGCTGGGGGAGCCTGCTCCGGCAGGTGGCCAACGCCATCCGTTCGGACAACACCCTGTCCCGCTTCCTCGAGTCGCCGCGCATCGCCGCCGACGCCAAGTCGGCGGTGCTCAGCAAGGCGCTTGGCGATCGGGTGCCTCGCCTGTTCCTGCGCTTCCTGCAGCAGCTGGTAAAGAACCGTCGCCAGATGCTCATTCCGACCATCGCCAACGAATACGACACGCTGCTCGATGCCTCCGAAGGCATTGTGCATGCCACGGTCACCGTGGCGCGGGCCACCGGCGAGGAAGAGACGGCCATGATTGGCGAACGGCTCTCCAAGGTGGTTGGAAAGAAGGTCGTGCCGCACGTGTCGGTCGATCCCTCCATCATTGGTGGCGTCGTCGTCCGTATCGGCGATACCGTCATGGATGGGTCGGTTCGTCGCAAGCTGGCCAAGCTGCGGCGTCGCATGGGTACCGGCCGCGCCTGA
- the atpF gene encoding F0F1 ATP synthase subunit B, giving the protein MFALSARRAGVLAAALMISATPALASEAAGGPVDLLAPATGVMAWTLIIFLLLLFVLSKFAFKPLFAAVEAREKALEDAIEGAKRDRAETEQALAQQRAQLEAARNEAQQIIAESRATAEKMRTDLLAQTKQQQEEMIEQARRTIEGEKSAAIADLRREAVDLAIAGASRVIEQNLDSTGNRQIVESFLASLDGKAAR; this is encoded by the coding sequence ATGTTCGCTCTTTCCGCTCGCCGTGCCGGCGTGCTTGCTGCAGCCCTGATGATCTCCGCCACCCCCGCGCTGGCTTCCGAAGCCGCCGGAGGTCCGGTCGACCTGCTCGCGCCGGCGACCGGCGTGATGGCGTGGACGCTGATCATCTTCCTGCTCCTGCTGTTCGTGCTCTCCAAGTTCGCCTTCAAGCCGCTCTTCGCTGCCGTTGAAGCACGCGAAAAGGCACTCGAAGACGCCATTGAGGGCGCCAAGCGCGATCGCGCTGAAACCGAGCAGGCGCTCGCCCAGCAGCGGGCACAGCTCGAAGCCGCTCGCAACGAAGCGCAGCAGATCATCGCCGAAAGCCGTGCCACGGCCGAGAAGATGCGCACCGACCTGCTCGCGCAGACCAAGCAGCAGCAGGAAGAGATGATCGAGCAGGCGCGCCGCACCATCGAGGGCGAGAAGTCGGCCGCCATTGCCGACCTCCGTCGTGAGGCGGTTGATCTGGCCATCGCCGGCGCCTCGCGGGTCATTGAGCAGAACCTCGATTCGACGGGCAACCGTCAGATCGTGGAGAGCTTCCTCGCATCGCTCGACGGCAAGGCGGCTCGCTGA
- the atpE gene encoding ATP synthase F0 subunit C yields MGLLQAAAPVVQDPKGLAMIGAGIAAGGAVIGAGMGIGRIGGSAVEGMARQPEAAGKIQTAALILAALIEGAALFGVVIGYSIQGKITF; encoded by the coding sequence ATGGGTCTCCTCCAGGCCGCCGCTCCGGTGGTGCAGGATCCGAAGGGTTTGGCGATGATCGGCGCCGGCATTGCCGCCGGTGGCGCCGTGATCGGCGCTGGCATGGGTATCGGCCGCATCGGTGGTTCGGCTGTGGAAGGCATGGCGCGTCAGCCCGAAGCCGCTGGCAAGATCCAGACGGCCGCGCTCATCCTGGCCGCCCTCATTGAAGGCGCCGCGCTGTTCGGCGTCGTGATCGGCTATTCGATCCAGGGCAAGATCACGTTCTGA
- the atpB gene encoding F0F1 ATP synthase subunit A, translating to MLRSLSRIACLLLLAVAPLTVRAQEHAASTEHVATTASDAPVDFITPHITDSRHLEIPWPNSHLAKEIPLPQFAPIHIGGVTLDLSPTKHVVFMLMAAVVVALLLIVAGNASQKQHAAKGRSSGFAGAIEAMALYLRNEVVLPNVGHHGEGFVPFALTLFFFILVCNLFGMLPWGATATGNISVTATLAIITAIVVEVAGVRANGLGYLNTIFYWNKDLPFVMRVLMFIVMSPVEMVGKLSKPFALTIRLFANMTAGHIVLLAIMGLIFSFKSWFITPVPVLMATAISMLELFVAFLQAFIFTLLASVFIGQIREAHH from the coding sequence ATGCTCCGTTCGTTGTCCCGAATCGCTTGTCTGTTGTTGCTGGCTGTCGCGCCTCTGACGGTGCGCGCACAGGAGCACGCGGCTTCCACCGAGCATGTGGCCACTACGGCCAGCGACGCGCCGGTGGATTTCATCACGCCGCACATCACCGACAGTCGCCATCTCGAAATTCCCTGGCCCAATTCGCATCTGGCCAAGGAAATCCCGTTGCCGCAGTTCGCCCCGATTCATATCGGAGGGGTGACGCTCGACCTGTCGCCCACGAAGCATGTGGTCTTCATGCTGATGGCGGCGGTGGTGGTGGCGCTGCTGCTCATTGTTGCCGGCAATGCCTCGCAGAAGCAGCATGCCGCCAAGGGGCGCTCCAGCGGCTTTGCCGGGGCCATCGAGGCCATGGCGCTCTACCTGCGCAACGAGGTGGTGCTGCCCAACGTCGGCCATCACGGCGAAGGCTTCGTGCCCTTCGCGTTGACGCTGTTCTTCTTCATTCTGGTCTGCAACCTGTTCGGCATGCTTCCGTGGGGCGCCACTGCCACCGGAAACATCTCGGTGACCGCGACGCTTGCCATCATCACTGCAATCGTGGTGGAAGTGGCGGGTGTGCGCGCCAACGGGCTGGGCTACCTGAATACGATCTTCTACTGGAACAAGGATCTGCCGTTTGTCATGCGCGTCCTGATGTTCATCGTCATGTCGCCGGTCGAAATGGTAGGCAAGCTGTCCAAGCCCTTCGCGCTCACGATTCGTTTGTTCGCCAACATGACGGCCGGACACATCGTGTTGCTCGCCATCATGGGGCTGATCTTCTCGTTCAAGAGCTGGTTCATCACGCCCGTGCCGGTGCTCATGGCAACCGCCATCAGCATGCTCGAACTGTTCGTCGCGTTTCTGCAGGCGTTCATCTTCACGCTGCTCGCCAGTGTGTTCATCGGGCAGATTCGCGAAGCGCACCACTAG
- a CDS encoding AtpZ/AtpI family protein: MDETPKKPTRDSKPQSDDVSPWALAGLGTQFFGSILLFVWVGNWLDHRFDTAPLFLLGGVLVGGGGTFYLSYRQLTKPRRPDPDHHDSTPRP, encoded by the coding sequence ATGGATGAAACACCTAAAAAGCCGACGCGTGATTCCAAACCACAAAGCGACGACGTGTCGCCGTGGGCGTTGGCCGGATTGGGGACGCAGTTCTTTGGCTCCATCCTGCTGTTTGTGTGGGTCGGTAACTGGCTGGATCACCGATTCGACACCGCGCCGCTCTTTCTATTGGGCGGCGTGCTGGTGGGTGGGGGCGGGACATTCTATCTGAGCTACCGGCAACTCACGAAGCCGCGTCGCCCGGACCCAGATCACCACGACTCGACACCGAGACCATGA
- a CDS encoding BsuPI-related putative proteinase inhibitor gives MPDRPTVSRTSGLELLHRAPAISPRDLMLARITVPLLAAAGLVFACGPRTPTPVSSARPKAGVDKGVTSHVMVDTANGTVRFAIEVANDSPKRVELMFPDGRTHDFAVLDSVGREVWRWSEGRLFTQGIQNHLLDSHDATVYDERWEPLAPGRYTLVAQLNSDNYPVRQRVDFALK, from the coding sequence ATGCCAGATCGTCCAACCGTAAGCAGGACCAGCGGATTGGAGCTGTTGCATCGCGCCCCCGCCATTTCGCCCCGTGACCTGATGCTTGCACGCATCACCGTTCCACTGCTGGCCGCTGCCGGGTTGGTATTCGCGTGTGGTCCGCGAACGCCAACCCCGGTTTCTAGCGCGCGTCCCAAGGCCGGTGTGGACAAGGGTGTCACGTCGCACGTCATGGTCGATACGGCCAATGGCACGGTTCGGTTCGCCATCGAAGTGGCCAACGACTCCCCCAAGCGGGTGGAACTCATGTTCCCCGATGGGCGCACGCACGATTTCGCCGTGCTCGACAGCGTCGGACGGGAAGTCTGGCGCTGGAGCGAAGGCCGCCTGTTCACGCAGGGCATCCAGAACCACCTCCTCGATTCGCACGACGCCACGGTCTACGACGAACGGTGGGAACCCCTGGCCCCGGGCCGGTACACCCTCGTCGCGCAACTCAACAGCGACAACTACCCGGTGCGTCAGCGCGTGGATTTCGCGCTCAAGTGA
- a CDS encoding AAA family ATPase has translation MTSSSETSSPDANDIALLVRLAEARTQLTLQIAQRIVGQHHVVDDLVTALLAGGHAVLVGVPGLAKTLLVQTVAQALDLTFSRVQFTPDLMPSDITGTELMEEEPGTGKRAFRFAPGPVFGNMVLADEINRAPPKTQAALLQAMQERTVTVAGRTYDLPRPFFVLATQNPVEQEGTYPLPEAQLDRFMFELNIGYPTREEEEQIVRSTTGDTQGKITPVLGGEELLKLQRLVRRLPAPPSLVSYAVALVRSTRPDAPEATARVKKYVSWGAGPRASQYLVLGAKARAAMDGRAMPDIADVKSVAKSVLRHRLVVNFQAEADGIPTESLIELP, from the coding sequence GTGACCTCGTCCTCCGAGACTTCGTCTCCCGACGCGAACGACATTGCGCTGCTGGTGCGCCTTGCCGAGGCGCGCACACAACTCACGCTGCAGATTGCGCAACGCATTGTTGGGCAGCACCACGTGGTGGACGACCTCGTCACCGCGCTCCTAGCCGGTGGACATGCCGTGCTGGTGGGTGTGCCCGGCCTGGCCAAGACGCTGCTCGTGCAAACGGTGGCGCAGGCGCTCGACCTGACGTTTTCCCGCGTGCAGTTCACGCCCGATCTCATGCCGAGTGACATCACCGGCACGGAGCTCATGGAAGAGGAGCCCGGCACCGGCAAGCGCGCCTTTCGTTTTGCGCCGGGCCCGGTGTTCGGCAACATGGTCCTCGCCGACGAAATCAATCGCGCCCCGCCAAAGACGCAGGCCGCGCTGTTGCAGGCCATGCAGGAACGTACTGTCACCGTGGCCGGGCGGACCTACGATCTGCCGCGTCCCTTCTTCGTGCTGGCTACGCAGAATCCGGTGGAACAGGAGGGCACGTATCCGCTTCCGGAAGCGCAGCTCGATCGTTTCATGTTCGAGTTGAACATCGGCTACCCGACGCGCGAAGAAGAAGAGCAGATCGTGCGTTCGACCACAGGGGACACGCAAGGCAAGATCACGCCGGTACTCGGTGGCGAGGAGCTGCTCAAGCTGCAGCGTCTCGTACGTCGTTTGCCGGCGCCACCCAGCCTGGTGTCCTACGCCGTGGCGCTGGTGCGCAGCACGCGTCCGGATGCACCGGAAGCCACGGCGCGCGTCAAGAAGTATGTGAGTTGGGGAGCCGGCCCTCGGGCGTCGCAGTATCTCGTGCTGGGGGCCAAGGCGCGCGCTGCCATGGATGGCCGTGCCATGCCCGATATTGCCGATGTGAAGAGCGTCGCCAAGTCGGTGCTGCGCCACCGCCTGGTCGTAAACTTCCAGGCTGAGGCCGATGGCATCCCGACCGAATCGCTGATTGAGCTGCCGTGA